The Azospirillum sp. TSH100 genome includes a region encoding these proteins:
- a CDS encoding DUF4347 domain-containing protein, whose translation MRDVLIADASLDDLDLLLDRCRPDVRIVRVAADGDGGGAVAAALATRPAAVHLLAHGEPGAVRLGAHRLDVTALSRSWPQAPDTEILIHACDTGADGGRFVQALAQATGARVAAASHPVGHPSLGASWDLDMATGPIAAALPVSDTGAWVHRLAYTGTPGDGDDTLIGDDSGNTINGGAGNDSIVGGTGNDSLIGGLGDDTLVGGGNSGQSAGDTLNGGLGADHYVGGNGFTIVTYENATTGITLDLTNGANNTGEAAGDTFVDIQRWVGSEHADSLTAGDTAVWFWGHGGDDVEHGGAGNDTLEAGDGNDTVFGGGGNDLIYGRADNDELHGDAGNDTVAGGGGADLIYGGDGNDLLKGDWERDTIHGGDGDDTILAGIVSAGSYGQTQADQIFGEAGNDRYIVVSQYDAGTVSFDGGEGIDTLEIRSDDLTSYNGYDLEYYTDVASPTIDLTGMTLAGVERLELTGSKAHDVTLTGAQAAGFEMIAGSAASDTLRIAGSADLSAVALSGIEAIEVMAEVTGSNATLTLAASQLAGLALTGNGNALAVTASGSGATVDLSAATGFGRVALTGTAGSDDLTVGAGATVTGNGGDDVIRIAAGTTGAVTIADAAVGDRLVMVGADLTAMQVETGAGSTTLRIGSDLAVTLTGSFDASQFQVGGGVTIVQANHAPVAEAGKTVMAQADATTALGIAAPTDADGDALTVTVTGLPAGGAIRLGDGTPVTTNQSLTTAQLAALTFTAGTGTVGDAGSFAYTVSDGHGGTAGQTVALTVNAAPVTEADKTVTARQDAGAVALGIAAPTDANGDALTVTVTGLPTGGTVAFPDGTVVTADQSLTLAQLSALTFSPTAGTVGNAGSFAYRVEDGHGGADTQTVALTVEAAPVVSPPPPPPPPPPSSPDPVVTPVVEPVVNHAPMVQADKTVSVQDRTVVSLGIAAPTDVDGDALTVTVTGLPGGGSVRMADGSAVAANQTLTAADLPGLTFLAAGGAAGDAGSFAYKVDDGHGGVAAQTIALQVVPSADPASTPQTPPAGGLPAGFNALAYIASYPDLIAAFGLNTDAATQHYIQVGQAEGRTVTFDPLAYTASYPELIAAFGTDADAAARHFIEYGYGEGRHPNFSGLSYIASYPDLSAAFGTNADAGTRHYIQNGYAEGRTATFDGYNYLAANRDLAVAFGTDANAAARHYIEHGRAEGRPAQGFDALRYIASNPDLIQAFGPDVQAAEIHYVRNGYAENRSLTAFDPAAYLASHPEIATEFGTSDAAVELAYIKRSTSSAAEAGRAASGAATTGEAPIAVTMLAAGMTGSQAQGIDGGFHDASSGMASGLLAAGDGGLSARQRTELPA comes from the coding sequence GTGCGCGACGTACTGATTGCGGACGCCAGCCTCGACGATCTCGATCTGCTGCTCGACCGTTGCCGGCCCGATGTCCGGATCGTCCGGGTCGCGGCCGATGGAGATGGTGGAGGGGCTGTTGCCGCCGCGCTTGCCACCCGTCCCGCCGCCGTCCATCTGCTGGCCCATGGCGAGCCCGGCGCGGTCCGGCTGGGTGCCCACCGGCTCGACGTGACGGCGCTGTCCCGTTCCTGGCCGCAGGCTCCGGACACCGAGATTCTGATCCATGCCTGCGACACCGGTGCCGATGGCGGGCGCTTCGTCCAAGCGCTCGCCCAGGCGACCGGGGCCCGCGTCGCTGCCGCCAGCCATCCGGTCGGCCATCCGTCGCTGGGCGCTTCCTGGGATCTCGACATGGCGACCGGGCCGATCGCCGCCGCCCTGCCCGTCTCCGACACCGGCGCCTGGGTCCACCGGCTGGCCTACACCGGCACGCCGGGCGACGGCGACGACACGCTGATCGGCGATGACAGCGGCAACACCATCAATGGCGGGGCCGGCAACGACAGCATCGTCGGCGGCACCGGCAACGACAGCCTGATCGGCGGCCTGGGCGACGACACGCTGGTCGGCGGCGGCAACAGCGGCCAGTCGGCCGGCGACACGCTGAACGGCGGGCTGGGTGCCGACCATTATGTCGGCGGCAACGGCTTCACCATCGTCACCTACGAGAACGCCACCACCGGCATCACGCTGGATCTGACCAACGGCGCCAACAACACCGGCGAGGCGGCCGGCGATACCTTCGTCGATATCCAGCGCTGGGTCGGGTCGGAGCATGCCGACAGCCTGACCGCCGGCGACACCGCCGTGTGGTTCTGGGGCCATGGCGGCGACGATGTCGAGCATGGCGGGGCCGGCAACGACACGCTGGAGGCCGGCGACGGCAACGACACGGTGTTCGGCGGCGGCGGCAACGACCTGATCTATGGCCGCGCCGACAATGACGAGCTGCATGGCGACGCCGGCAACGACACGGTGGCGGGCGGCGGCGGTGCCGACCTGATCTATGGCGGCGATGGCAACGACCTGCTGAAGGGCGACTGGGAGCGCGACACCATCCATGGCGGCGACGGCGACGACACCATCCTGGCCGGCATCGTCAGCGCCGGCAGCTACGGCCAGACCCAGGCCGACCAGATCTTCGGCGAGGCTGGCAACGACCGCTACATCGTGGTCAGCCAGTATGACGCAGGGACCGTCAGCTTCGACGGCGGCGAGGGCATCGACACGCTGGAGATCCGCTCCGACGACCTGACCAGCTACAACGGCTACGACCTCGAATACTACACCGACGTCGCCTCTCCCACGATCGATCTGACGGGGATGACGCTGGCCGGGGTGGAGCGGTTGGAGCTGACCGGCAGCAAGGCGCATGACGTCACCCTGACCGGCGCGCAGGCGGCCGGCTTCGAGATGATCGCCGGCAGTGCGGCGTCCGATACCCTGCGCATCGCCGGCAGCGCCGATTTGTCGGCGGTGGCGCTGTCGGGCATCGAGGCCATCGAGGTTATGGCCGAGGTGACCGGCAGCAACGCCACCCTGACCCTCGCCGCCTCGCAGCTGGCCGGGCTGGCGCTGACCGGCAACGGCAATGCGCTCGCGGTGACCGCGTCCGGGAGCGGAGCGACCGTTGATTTGTCCGCCGCCACCGGTTTCGGCCGGGTTGCCCTGACCGGCACCGCCGGGTCCGACGACCTCACCGTCGGAGCCGGGGCGACCGTCACCGGCAACGGCGGCGACGACGTCATCCGCATCGCCGCCGGGACCACCGGTGCCGTCACCATCGCCGACGCGGCCGTCGGTGACCGGCTGGTGATGGTGGGTGCCGACCTGACCGCCATGCAGGTCGAGACGGGCGCCGGTTCCACCACCCTGCGGATCGGCAGCGATCTGGCGGTGACGCTGACCGGCAGCTTCGACGCCAGCCAGTTCCAGGTCGGCGGCGGCGTCACCATCGTTCAGGCCAACCACGCTCCGGTGGCGGAAGCCGGAAAGACGGTGATGGCCCAGGCCGATGCGACAACGGCGCTGGGCATCGCCGCCCCGACCGACGCCGATGGCGACGCCCTGACCGTGACGGTCACCGGCCTGCCCGCCGGCGGCGCTATCCGGCTGGGCGACGGCACGCCGGTGACGACCAACCAGAGCCTGACCACCGCCCAGCTCGCCGCCCTGACCTTCACCGCCGGCACAGGCACCGTCGGCGATGCCGGGTCCTTCGCCTACACCGTCTCCGACGGTCATGGCGGCACCGCCGGCCAGACCGTGGCGCTGACGGTGAATGCCGCCCCGGTGACGGAGGCCGACAAGACGGTGACGGCACGGCAGGACGCGGGCGCGGTGGCGCTTGGCATCGCCGCCCCGACCGATGCCAATGGCGACGCCCTGACCGTGACGGTGACTGGCCTGCCGACCGGCGGCACCGTGGCTTTCCCCGACGGCACCGTGGTGACGGCGGACCAGAGCCTGACGCTTGCCCAGCTGTCGGCCCTGACCTTCTCCCCGACGGCCGGCACCGTCGGCAATGCCGGGTCCTTCGCCTACCGGGTGGAGGATGGCCATGGCGGCGCCGATACCCAGACCGTCGCCCTGACGGTGGAGGCCGCGCCGGTGGTCTCGCCTCCCCCTCCCCCTCCCCCTCCCCCTCCCTCCTCACCCGATCCGGTCGTGACGCCGGTGGTGGAACCGGTCGTCAACCATGCCCCGATGGTCCAGGCCGACAAGACGGTGAGCGTGCAGGACCGGACGGTGGTGTCGCTCGGCATCGCCGCCCCGACCGATGTCGACGGCGACGCGCTGACGGTGACGGTGACCGGCTTGCCCGGCGGCGGCAGCGTGCGGATGGCCGACGGCAGCGCCGTGGCGGCGAACCAGACCCTGACGGCGGCCGATCTGCCGGGACTGACCTTCCTGGCCGCCGGGGGTGCTGCAGGCGATGCCGGGTCCTTTGCCTACAAGGTCGATGACGGCCATGGCGGCGTGGCGGCGCAGACCATCGCCCTGCAGGTGGTGCCGTCGGCCGACCCCGCCTCCACCCCGCAGACGCCGCCTGCTGGCGGGCTGCCGGCAGGCTTCAACGCGCTCGCCTACATCGCCTCCTACCCGGACCTGATCGCCGCCTTCGGCCTCAACACCGATGCGGCGACCCAGCATTACATTCAGGTCGGGCAGGCGGAGGGACGGACGGTGACCTTCGATCCGCTCGCCTACACCGCCTCCTACCCCGAGCTGATCGCCGCCTTCGGCACCGACGCGGACGCCGCGGCCCGGCATTTCATCGAGTACGGCTATGGCGAGGGGCGGCATCCCAACTTCAGCGGGCTGTCCTACATCGCCTCCTATCCGGACCTGTCGGCGGCCTTCGGCACCAACGCCGATGCCGGCACCCGGCATTACATTCAGAACGGCTATGCCGAGGGGCGGACCGCGACCTTCGACGGCTACAATTACCTGGCGGCCAACCGCGATCTCGCGGTCGCCTTCGGCACCGATGCCAATGCCGCCGCCCGCCATTACATCGAGCATGGCCGGGCAGAGGGGCGGCCGGCCCAGGGCTTCGACGCGCTGCGCTACATCGCCAGCAACCCGGACCTGATCCAGGCCTTCGGTCCCGACGTCCAGGCGGCCGAGATCCATTATGTCCGCAACGGCTATGCCGAGAACCGGTCGCTGACCGCCTTCGACCCGGCGGCCTATCTGGCGAGCCATCCGGAGATCGCCACGGAGTTCGGCACCAGCGACGCCGCGGTCGAGCTGGCCTACATCAAGCGCAGCACCTCCAGCGCGGCGGAGGCAGGGAGAGCAGCCAGTGGGGCCGCCACCACTGGCGAGGCCCCCATCGCCGTCACCATGCTGGCGGCCGGGATGACCGGGTCGCAGGCGCAGGGGATCGACGGCGGTTTCCACGACGCCTCGTCGGGCATGGCATCCGGCCTGCTGGCGGCCGGCGATGGTGGGCTGTCCGCCCGGCAGCGGACGGAGCTGCCGGCCTGA
- a CDS encoding MFS transporter — MSSQPARDPSRDPSHDFSQGRLFILAAILFVSYLCVAISLPVTPLFVAGTLGMSNFWAGLAVGSAFLATILSRSVAGNFVDGGGAKPAVARGLAFYIAGGLVSLAAGLLIHLPWAAFAVLVAGRLLIGLGESLVGVGVIAWGIGIVGPQRSGKVLALVGAALYGAFAAGGPLGLLLLDSLGFAGTMAVGVLLPVLGLLAIRPLAGVPAHPGAKRPPFRSVLGRIWLHGAVVSLQGIGFAAIGAFFTLHFVHESWPFAGLGLTAFGVGFVLVRFAFGHLPDHIGGLPVAMGSLAVEAVGQLLVWSAGDPTLALAGAFLTGLGCSLVFPAMGREVVHLVQPHLRATALGAFAAFQDVAYGLTGPVAGLLADRAGYGSVFLLGGAAATAGFLTALSMRRPQTAAGKRPVQ, encoded by the coding sequence ATGAGTTCCCAGCCGGCACGCGATCCTTCTCGCGATCCGTCACACGATTTCTCCCAGGGCCGCCTGTTCATCCTGGCCGCCATCCTGTTCGTCTCCTATCTCTGTGTCGCCATTTCCCTTCCCGTCACGCCGCTGTTCGTGGCCGGAACCTTGGGGATGAGCAATTTCTGGGCGGGTCTGGCCGTCGGCAGCGCCTTTCTCGCCACCATCCTCAGCCGCAGCGTCGCCGGCAATTTCGTCGACGGCGGCGGCGCCAAGCCGGCGGTCGCCCGCGGGCTGGCGTTCTACATCGCCGGCGGGCTGGTCTCGCTCGCCGCTGGGCTGCTGATACATCTGCCTTGGGCGGCTTTCGCCGTGCTGGTGGCGGGGCGCCTGCTGATCGGGCTGGGCGAAAGCCTCGTCGGGGTCGGCGTGATCGCCTGGGGAATCGGCATCGTCGGCCCGCAGCGCTCGGGCAAGGTGCTGGCCCTGGTCGGGGCGGCGCTCTACGGCGCCTTCGCGGCAGGCGGCCCGCTGGGTCTGCTGCTGCTGGACAGTCTCGGCTTCGCCGGTACCATGGCGGTCGGCGTCCTGCTGCCGGTGCTGGGGCTGCTGGCGATCCGGCCGCTGGCGGGGGTTCCGGCGCATCCGGGGGCGAAGCGCCCGCCCTTCCGCAGCGTGCTCGGCCGGATCTGGCTGCACGGCGCCGTCGTCAGTTTGCAGGGCATCGGCTTCGCCGCCATCGGCGCCTTCTTCACGCTGCACTTCGTCCATGAATCCTGGCCGTTCGCCGGGCTCGGGCTCACCGCCTTCGGGGTCGGCTTCGTCCTCGTCCGCTTCGCCTTCGGCCATCTGCCGGACCACATCGGCGGCCTGCCGGTGGCGATGGGGTCGCTGGCGGTCGAGGCGGTCGGCCAGCTGCTGGTCTGGAGCGCCGGCGATCCGACGCTGGCCCTGGCCGGCGCCTTCCTGACCGGGCTCGGCTGCTCCCTGGTCTTCCCCGCCATGGGCCGGGAGGTGGTGCATCTGGTGCAGCCGCATCTGCGGGCGACGGCGCTCGGCGCCTTCGCCGCCTTCCAGGACGTGGCCTATGGCCTGACCGGCCCGGTGGCCGGGCTGCTCGCCGACCGCGCCGGCTATGGCAGCGTCTTCCTGCTGGGCGGGGCCGCCGCCACCGCCGGCTTCCTGACCGCCCTGTCCATGCGCCGGCCCCAGACCGCGGCGGGAAAGCGGCCGGTTCAATAG
- a CDS encoding type I secretion system permease/ATPase: MEQMRDGSPPDPARDPSSPPPGAQTGPNPGPNAGPRLDPGIAGLVSALRILGIPADYDGVRHACGGESPDLTGLVRQAHRLGAKARVVKTKWERLERTPLPALVPGPDGGFLVLAKAGGDRVLVHDAATNQTRILDREAFEPLWTGRLICLGRKGTLGMGQPRFDARWFGAVAWKYRGILGEVLLASFFIQLFALVTPLFFQVVVDKVVVHRSLGTLDVLMAGMLAVILFEAVLGGLRTYTFAHTANRLDVELGAKLYQRLLSLPMGYFAARRVGDSVARVRELETIRNFMTSSTITLVLDLLFTVVFLGVMLVYSPMLTAIVAASFPVYVAISLVATPILRRRLDEKFARGAENHSFLVETVSSIETVKAMAVEPRMQRRWEDQLSGYVRAGFRAGNLNNVASQSVQFVSKISTMLVLWLGAKLVIEGSLTVGELVAFNMFAGRVVQPVLRIAQLWQDFQQVRLSMHRIGDILNTAPEPLQSAGRAAMPAIRGDLTFDHVTFRYRHDGPETLSDVSLHVPAGQAVGIVGTSGSGKSTLAKLLQRFHVPERGRVMVDGTDLSTADAVWLRRQIGVVLQDNVLFSGTIRENIALTDPTMDMARVVAAAKLAGAHDFVVELPDGYDTVVGERGASLSGGQRQRIAIARALVTNPRILIFDEATSALDHESERIIQANMRRICAGRTVLIIAHRLSTVAIADRIVTVERGRVVEDGAPDELLRRGGRYATLFRGQMGQLPGSAPPTDGLIEQRAAG, encoded by the coding sequence ATGGAACAGATGCGAGACGGGTCGCCGCCCGATCCGGCGCGGGACCCTTCCTCCCCTCCCCCAGGCGCCCAAACCGGCCCAAATCCTGGCCCCAATGCTGGCCCCCGTCTCGATCCCGGCATCGCCGGGCTGGTGTCGGCGCTGCGCATCCTCGGCATTCCGGCCGATTATGATGGCGTGCGCCATGCCTGCGGCGGCGAATCCCCCGACCTGACCGGGCTGGTCCGCCAGGCCCACCGGCTGGGCGCCAAGGCCCGCGTGGTCAAGACCAAGTGGGAGCGGCTGGAGCGTACGCCGCTGCCGGCCTTGGTCCCCGGTCCCGATGGCGGTTTCCTGGTGCTGGCCAAGGCCGGCGGCGACCGCGTGCTGGTGCATGACGCGGCGACCAACCAGACCCGCATCCTCGACCGCGAGGCCTTCGAGCCCTTGTGGACCGGCCGGCTGATCTGCCTGGGGCGCAAGGGCACGCTGGGCATGGGCCAGCCGCGCTTCGACGCCCGCTGGTTCGGGGCGGTCGCCTGGAAATACCGCGGCATCCTGGGCGAGGTTCTGCTCGCCTCCTTCTTCATCCAGCTGTTCGCGCTGGTGACGCCGCTGTTCTTCCAGGTGGTGGTCGACAAGGTGGTGGTGCACCGCAGCCTGGGCACGCTCGACGTGCTGATGGCCGGCATGCTGGCGGTCATCCTGTTCGAGGCGGTGCTGGGCGGCCTGCGCACCTACACCTTCGCCCACACCGCCAACCGGCTGGACGTGGAGCTGGGGGCCAAGCTGTACCAGCGGCTGCTGTCGCTCCCCATGGGCTATTTCGCGGCGCGCCGGGTCGGCGACAGCGTCGCCCGCGTGCGCGAGCTGGAGACGATCCGCAACTTCATGACCAGCTCCACCATCACGCTGGTGCTGGATCTGCTGTTCACCGTGGTCTTCCTCGGCGTCATGCTGGTCTACAGCCCGATGCTGACGGCGATCGTCGCGGCCTCCTTCCCCGTCTACGTCGCCATCAGCCTGGTGGCGACGCCGATCCTGCGCCGCCGGCTGGACGAGAAATTCGCCCGCGGCGCCGAGAACCACAGCTTCCTGGTCGAGACGGTGTCGAGCATCGAGACGGTCAAGGCCATGGCGGTCGAACCGCGCATGCAGCGCCGCTGGGAGGACCAGCTGTCCGGCTATGTCCGCGCCGGTTTCCGCGCCGGCAACCTGAACAACGTCGCCAGCCAGTCGGTGCAGTTCGTCTCCAAGATCTCGACCATGCTGGTGCTGTGGCTGGGGGCGAAGCTGGTGATCGAGGGCAGCCTGACGGTGGGCGAGCTGGTGGCCTTCAACATGTTCGCCGGCCGCGTCGTCCAGCCGGTGCTGCGCATCGCCCAGCTGTGGCAGGATTTCCAGCAGGTGCGGCTGTCGATGCACCGCATCGGCGACATCCTGAACACCGCGCCCGAACCGTTGCAGAGCGCCGGCCGCGCCGCCATGCCGGCGATCCGGGGCGACCTGACCTTCGACCACGTCACCTTCCGCTACCGCCATGACGGGCCGGAGACGCTGAGCGACGTGTCGCTGCATGTCCCGGCCGGTCAGGCGGTCGGCATCGTCGGCACGTCCGGCTCGGGCAAGAGCACGCTGGCCAAGCTGCTCCAGCGCTTCCATGTGCCGGAGCGCGGGCGGGTGATGGTGGACGGGACCGACCTCTCCACCGCCGACGCGGTGTGGCTGCGCCGGCAGATCGGCGTCGTGCTGCAGGACAATGTCCTGTTCTCGGGCACCATCCGCGAGAACATCGCGCTGACCGACCCGACCATGGACATGGCCCGCGTCGTCGCCGCGGCGAAGCTGGCCGGCGCCCACGACTTCGTCGTCGAGCTGCCCGACGGCTACGACACCGTGGTGGGGGAGCGCGGCGCCAGCCTGTCCGGCGGGCAGCGGCAGCGCATCGCCATCGCCCGCGCGCTGGTCACCAACCCGCGCATCCTGATCTTCGATGAGGCGACCAGCGCCCTCGACCATGAATCGGAACGGATCATCCAGGCGAACATGCGCCGCATCTGCGCCGGCCGCACGGTGCTGATCATCGCCCACCGCCTGTCCACCGTCGCCATCGCCGACCGCATCGTCACCGTCGAGCGCGGCCGCGTCGTCGAGGACGGCGCGCCCGACGAGCTTCTGCGCCGTGGCGGCCGGTACGCGACGCTGTTCCGCGGCCAGATGGGGCAGCTGCCGGGCAGCGCTCCGCCCACGGATGGGCTGATCGAACAGCGGGCCGCGGGCTGA
- a CDS encoding HlyD family type I secretion periplasmic adaptor subunit translates to MSKTTAAVKTTPATSAPIPPGVKPPANAPGTPGGPRPPTRPQKRRRDEMDFLPDALEILERPPSPTARIFTGVIMLAFTAACAWAWFGHVDVVAVAQGRVVPSGRTKTIQPMQTGVVRAIAVEDGQLVKAGQTLIELDPTEAAADRGRIRSDLSAAQAEAARLRAALELVNGNPDAPPDGRFAAPAGLSPELARMQGQLLASQIAEQRAKLAALDREQARREADRATVVQTIAKLNATLPLIRERAEALYDLSKRGTSSRFQYLQLQQDLVGQEQELLVQKIKLTEADASIAATAEQRRQTEAEFRRQLYTSLAEAERKAASLEQELAKAEQQVDLLRLTAPVDGYVQQLAVHTVGGVVTTAQPVMVIVPEDSRLEVEAFIPNKDIGFVQTGQVAEVKVEAFSFTKYGLIPGRVASLSSDAVQQQQQADKGTDKSAAKTPEAGSVYAARIALDRDTLDVDGRQTRLQPGMTVSAEIKTGRRRIADYLLSPLSRSAQEAMHER, encoded by the coding sequence ATGAGTAAGACGACCGCCGCGGTGAAGACCACCCCTGCCACCTCCGCTCCGATCCCTCCTGGGGTCAAGCCGCCCGCCAACGCGCCGGGCACCCCCGGCGGGCCGCGCCCGCCAACTCGGCCGCAGAAGCGGCGGCGCGACGAGATGGATTTCCTGCCCGACGCGCTGGAGATCCTGGAGCGTCCGCCCTCCCCCACCGCGCGTATCTTCACCGGGGTCATCATGCTGGCCTTCACCGCGGCCTGCGCCTGGGCCTGGTTCGGCCATGTCGACGTGGTGGCGGTGGCCCAGGGCCGGGTGGTGCCGAGCGGCCGGACCAAGACCATCCAGCCGATGCAGACCGGCGTCGTCCGCGCCATCGCCGTCGAGGACGGCCAGCTGGTCAAGGCCGGCCAGACCCTGATCGAACTCGACCCGACCGAGGCCGCCGCCGACCGCGGCCGCATCCGCTCCGACCTGTCGGCGGCGCAGGCCGAGGCGGCGCGGCTGCGGGCGGCGCTGGAGCTGGTGAACGGCAACCCGGACGCCCCCCCGGATGGCAGGTTCGCCGCACCGGCCGGCCTGTCGCCCGAACTGGCGCGGATGCAGGGCCAGCTCCTCGCCAGCCAGATCGCCGAGCAGCGCGCCAAGCTGGCGGCCCTCGACCGCGAGCAGGCCCGTCGCGAGGCCGACCGCGCCACCGTGGTGCAGACCATCGCCAAGCTGAACGCCACCCTGCCGCTGATCCGCGAACGGGCGGAGGCGCTGTACGACCTGTCGAAGCGCGGCACCTCGTCCCGCTTCCAGTATCTCCAGCTCCAGCAGGATCTGGTCGGGCAGGAGCAGGAGCTTCTGGTCCAGAAGATCAAGCTGACGGAGGCCGACGCCTCCATCGCCGCCACCGCCGAGCAGCGCCGCCAGACCGAGGCGGAGTTCCGCCGCCAGCTCTACACCAGCCTCGCCGAGGCCGAGCGCAAGGCCGCCTCGCTGGAGCAGGAGCTTGCCAAGGCCGAGCAGCAGGTCGACCTCCTGCGGCTGACCGCGCCGGTGGACGGCTATGTCCAGCAGCTGGCCGTGCATACGGTGGGCGGCGTGGTGACCACCGCCCAGCCGGTGATGGTCATCGTGCCCGAGGACAGCCGGCTGGAGGTCGAGGCCTTCATCCCCAACAAGGACATCGGCTTCGTCCAGACCGGCCAGGTGGCGGAGGTGAAGGTGGAGGCCTTCTCCTTCACCAAATACGGGCTGATCCCCGGCCGCGTCGCCTCGCTGTCCAGCGACGCCGTGCAACAGCAGCAGCAGGCCGACAAGGGGACGGACAAGAGCGCGGCGAAGACGCCGGAGGCAGGGTCGGTCTATGCCGCCCGCATCGCGCTGGACCGCGACACGCTGGACGTCGACGGCAGGCAGACCCGGCTGCAGCCGGGCATGACGGTCAGTGCCGAGATCAAGACCGGCCGCCGCCGCATCGCCGACTATCTGCTCTCTCCCCTCTCGCGCAGCGCCCAGGAGGCCATGCACGAGCGGTGA
- a CDS encoding acyl carrier protein — protein MTATAAPDHDNPDRDSLQRWMMAYLATICGEAADRLDPGQPLAVYDLDSVDAVEMALEMEKAFGIVLHPETFLDTTITVAAIATAIAAGPAGAPPASRLTPV, from the coding sequence ATGACCGCAACCGCAGCCCCCGACCATGACAATCCGGACCGCGACTCCCTGCAACGCTGGATGATGGCCTATCTGGCGACGATCTGCGGCGAGGCGGCCGACCGCCTGGATCCCGGACAGCCCCTGGCCGTCTACGACCTCGATTCCGTGGACGCGGTCGAAATGGCGCTGGAGATGGAGAAGGCGTTCGGCATCGTCCTGCATCCGGAAACCTTCCTGGACACCACCATCACGGTGGCCGCCATCGCTACGGCCATCGCCGCCGGTCCGGCAGGCGCGCCGCCGGCATCCCGCCTGACGCCGGTGTGA